Proteins from a genomic interval of Triplophysa dalaica isolate WHDGS20190420 chromosome 13, ASM1584641v1, whole genome shotgun sequence:
- the LOC130434921 gene encoding coiled-coil domain-containing protein 190: MRRCDWLTWPGEAQRREERRTEARLAQGLQKLDQAKHYHLNSLTREQRRLHSDLISMKTGNPWKRGLHSLGVQTTNHDVGPPAASYKRTLLPIIPLTSRETESHRSIKPQPVSSLQARVQEFISNGEKRAEHSTETLCLPDLKRQSVNSISTTTTKREVSKEKEMDGEHEMQKDTEKEGRMEVGEVLRNRETDIEMEWMLLKKRDIAIGVEINVNRSPSSYVSFPSEMLAPDGHLRAVHTLPNFVQALSEARKARYIRHRGQPLCERELTIREIFSQDPKDTPAF, from the exons ATGCGCCGTTGTGACTGGTTGACATGGCCCGGAGAGGCTCAGAGACGGGAAGAAAGGAGAACAGAGGCCAGATTGGCTCAGGGTCTACAGAAACTCGACCAGGCCAAACATTATCATCTCAACTCACTGACCAGAGAACAGCGGAGACTACATAGTGATCTCATCTCTATGAAAACAG GTAACCCCTGGAAAAGAGGACTTCACAGTTTAGGCGTACAAACCACCAACCACGATGTTGGCCCACCTGCTGCATCATACAAAAGGACACTGTTACCCATAATCCCACTGACCAGCAGAGAGACTGAAAGTCACAG GTCAATCAAACCCCAGCCAGTATCTTCGCTGCAGGCTCGTGTTCAGGAGTTTATCAGCAACGGGGAGAAAAGAGCAGAACATTCCACAGAAACGCTCTGCCTGCCCGACCTTAAACGACAGTCTGTCAATTCTATAAGCACTACAACCACAAAAAGAGAAGTAAGTAAGGAAAAAGAGATGGACGGAGAACATGAAATGCAGAAAGACACAGAAAAGGAGGGGCGCATGGAGGTTGGAGAAGTGTTGAGGAACAGAGAAACAGACATAGAGATGGAGTGGATGCTACTAAAAAAGAGAGACATTGCAATAGGAGTTGAGATAAATGTGAATAGATCTCCATCATCTTATGTTTCTTTTCCCTCTGAAATGTTAGCTCCTGATGGGCATTTAAGAGCAGTGCACACCCTCCCTAACTTTGTCCAGGCACTGTCTGAAGCACGTAAAGCAAGATACATAAGACACAGAGGACAACCACTGTGTGAGCGTGAACTCACCATCCGTGAGATATTTTCACAGGACCCTAAAGATACACCTGCTTTCTGA
- the echdc2 gene encoding enoyl-CoA hydratase domain-containing protein 2, mitochondrial isoform X1 codes for MNVLQRVVTGTARFVVKPGVDFMGTRCVLTGQIKRLLPRMSFNQNRSWCSVGPADDRPEVSLNRLEGEDNGIVEVLMCREKARNSLGCVFVGQMRELVSSLHHDTAVHVVLFRSLVPGVFCAGADLKERAQMSNSEAEHFVQSLRSLMNDIAALPMPAIAAVDGFALGGGLELALACDIRTAAHSAQMGLIETTRGLLPGAGGSQRLPRTVGFAIAKELIFTGRHVGGEQAMELGLVNRSVPQNQTGDAAHEEALSLAREILPQAPIAVRMAKVAMNLGAEVDISSGMAIEGMCYARLIPTRDRREGMAAFIEKRPPRYIGE; via the exons ATGAATGTACTGCAAAGAGTTGTCACGGGAACTGCTAGATTTGTTGTTAAACCCGGAGTGGATTTCATGGGAACGCGCTGCGTGCTTACTGGGCAGATTAAGCGATTGTTACCTCGGATGAGTTTTAATCAAAACCGCTCATGGTGTTCTGTTGGGCCGGCTGATGATCGGCCTGAAGTCAGCTTGAATCGTCTTGAAGGGGAAGATAACG GTATAGTGGAAGTGCTCATGTGTCGAGAGAAGGCACGGAACTCACtgggttgtgtgtttgtgggtcaG ATGAGAGAGTTGGTTTCTTCATTACATCATGACACAGCAGTTCATGTGGTGCTGTTCAGAAGTTTGGTCCCTGGAGTGTTTTGTGCAG GGGCAGATCTTAAGGAGAGAGCTCAGATGAGCAACTCTGAGGCAGAACACTTTGTGCAAAGCTTACGATCGCTGATGAATGACATCG CTGCTCTGCCCATGCCAGCCATTGCAGCAGTGGACGGCTTTGCTCTGGGGGGCGGTCTGGAGTTGGCATTAGCATGTGATATACGTACGGCAG CACATTCTGCACAGATGGGCCTGATTGAAACTACGCGAGGATTACTCCCAGGGGCAG GTGGCAGTCAGAGGTTACCACGGACGGTGGGCTTCGCCATTGCAAAAGAGCTGATATTTACTGGCCGGCATGTTGGGGGTGAGCAGGCTATGGAATTAGGTCTGGTCAACCGCTCTGTGCCACAGAACCAGACTGGAGACGCGGCACATGAAGAGGCTCTAAGTTTAGCTCGAGAAATCCTTCCTCAG GCCCCGATAGCAGTGCGCATGGCTAAAGTAGCCATGAATCTTGGTGCTGAGGTGGACATCTCTTCAGGAATGGCTATCGAAGGAATGTGTTATGCCAGG CTCATTCCAACACGGGACAGACGAGAGGGAATGGCCGCGTTCATAGAGAAGAGACCCCCAAGATACATTGGCGAGTGA
- the echdc2 gene encoding enoyl-CoA hydratase domain-containing protein 2, mitochondrial isoform X2, protein MNVLQRVVTGTARFVVKPGVDFMGTRCVLTGQIKRLLPRMSFNQNRSWCSVGPADDRPEVSLNRLEGEDNGIVEVLMCREKARNSLGCVFVGQMRELVSSLHHDTAVHVVLFRSLVPGVFCAAALPMPAIAAVDGFALGGGLELALACDIRTAAHSAQMGLIETTRGLLPGAGGSQRLPRTVGFAIAKELIFTGRHVGGEQAMELGLVNRSVPQNQTGDAAHEEALSLAREILPQAPIAVRMAKVAMNLGAEVDISSGMAIEGMCYARLIPTRDRREGMAAFIEKRPPRYIGE, encoded by the exons ATGAATGTACTGCAAAGAGTTGTCACGGGAACTGCTAGATTTGTTGTTAAACCCGGAGTGGATTTCATGGGAACGCGCTGCGTGCTTACTGGGCAGATTAAGCGATTGTTACCTCGGATGAGTTTTAATCAAAACCGCTCATGGTGTTCTGTTGGGCCGGCTGATGATCGGCCTGAAGTCAGCTTGAATCGTCTTGAAGGGGAAGATAACG GTATAGTGGAAGTGCTCATGTGTCGAGAGAAGGCACGGAACTCACtgggttgtgtgtttgtgggtcaG ATGAGAGAGTTGGTTTCTTCATTACATCATGACACAGCAGTTCATGTGGTGCTGTTCAGAAGTTTGGTCCCTGGAGTGTTTTGTGCAG CTGCTCTGCCCATGCCAGCCATTGCAGCAGTGGACGGCTTTGCTCTGGGGGGCGGTCTGGAGTTGGCATTAGCATGTGATATACGTACGGCAG CACATTCTGCACAGATGGGCCTGATTGAAACTACGCGAGGATTACTCCCAGGGGCAG GTGGCAGTCAGAGGTTACCACGGACGGTGGGCTTCGCCATTGCAAAAGAGCTGATATTTACTGGCCGGCATGTTGGGGGTGAGCAGGCTATGGAATTAGGTCTGGTCAACCGCTCTGTGCCACAGAACCAGACTGGAGACGCGGCACATGAAGAGGCTCTAAGTTTAGCTCGAGAAATCCTTCCTCAG GCCCCGATAGCAGTGCGCATGGCTAAAGTAGCCATGAATCTTGGTGCTGAGGTGGACATCTCTTCAGGAATGGCTATCGAAGGAATGTGTTATGCCAGG CTCATTCCAACACGGGACAGACGAGAGGGAATGGCCGCGTTCATAGAGAAGAGACCCCCAAGATACATTGGCGAGTGA
- the zyg11 gene encoding protein zyg-11 homolog isoform X2, with the protein MQKRDEASPPSLNDLCLTLVSSRLEVFCEIRDDGSLSFREPLVFPQELADQLLCKMATEGLLNDSTVGIFRNCQQFRLRHACIRTARISAEAFHRAICLHRLIELDASRVNADLTIADILRGLSSNKVLLESLQRLVLNGLTMSSLEESNRRCFSALQSLRALSVSNVDFYDYGLVDVCALPRLESLDISNTSVTNLTPLLGLRNRLRYLTLHQLKRLEMTTAQLLAVLSQLEGLQHLDISDDKQFTSDVARQLLETPGILPQLVSLDVSGRKQVTDASVRAFVEARPGMTFIGLLATDAGFSDFLSGEGSLKVTGEANETQICEALRRYSEREGFVREALFHLFSLTHAIEKPRPDILKLVALGMKNHPTTLNVQLAASACVFNLTKQELAFGIPVRLLGNVTQLLLEAMKTFPNHQQLQKNCLLSLCSDRILQEVPFNRFEAAKLVMQWLCNHEDQNMQRMAVAIISILAAKLSTEQTAQLGAELFIVKQLLHIVRQKTSQGTVDATLKFTLSALWNLTDESPTTCRHFIENQGLELFIKVLESFPSESSIQQKVLGLLNNIAEVGELHRELMVQSFLDHIRSLLHSPEVEVSYFAAGILAHLTSRGEKVWTLDLSHRAMLLEQLHSAILKWPTPECEMVAYRSFNPFFSLLGCFQTPGVQLWAAWAMQHVCSKNAGRYCSMLLEEGGLQHLEAVRSHPETHGDVCRLADSILDSLHRHSTRTGCTGPPKAQQTHREKNVP; encoded by the exons ATGCAAAAGCGA GATGAGGCATCCCCACCGTCTCTAAATGACCTTTGCCTTACACTAGTGAGCTCCAGGCTGGAGGTCTTCTGTGAGATACGTGATGATGGGTCGCTGTCCTTCCGAGAGCCTCTGGTTTTTCCACAGGAGCTGGCTGACCAACTGCTCTGCAAGATGGCCACTGAGG GCCTATTGAACGACAGCACAGTGGGAATATTCAGAAACTGTCAACAATTCCGCCTGCGTCACGCCTGCATCCGCACTGCCCGGATCTCTGCAGAGGCCTTTCACCGTGCCATCTGCCTCCACCGCCTTATAGAACTGGATGCTTCTCGGGTCAATGCCGACCTTACCATTGCTGACATCCTTCGAGGTCTCTCGTCCAATAAAGTCCTTCTGGAGAGCCTGCAACGGCTCGTCCTTAACGGCCTGACCATGTCTTCCCTAGAGGAGTCTAACCGCCGTTGCTTCAGTGCTCTCCAGAGCCTCCGTGCGCTCAGTGTGTCCAATGTCGACTTTTACGACTATGGTTTGGTGGACGTGTGTGCACTGCCTCGTCTAGAGAGTTTGGACATCTCCAATACCTCGGTGACAAATCTGACACCGCTTCTGGGGTTGAGAAACAGGCTCCGCTACCTCACCTTGCATCAGCTCAAGAGGCTAGAGATGACCACGGCTCAACTTCTTGCTGTACTAAGCCAG TTAGAGGGTTTACAGCACCTTGATATCTCAGACGATAAGCAATTCACATCTGACGTGGCACGACAGTTGCTAGAGACTCCAGGCATTCTGCCCCAGTTGGTGTCTCTAGACGTGTCCGGTCGCAAACAAGTGACAGATGCATCGGTCAGAGCTTTCGTCGAGGCGAGACCTGGCATGACCTTCATCGGTCTCCTGGCCACTGATGCCGGATTCTCTGACTTTCTGTCTGGAGAGGGAAGTCTGAAG gtgacTGGAGAGGCCAATGAGACCCAGATCTGTGAGGCATTAAGGAGATACAGTGAGAGAGAAGGTTTTGTCAGGGAGGCTCTGTTTCACCTCTTCAGCCTCACTCACGCCATCGAGAAACCACGGCCTGACATTCTGAAG TTGGTTGCGTTGGGGATGAAAAATCATCCGACCACATTGAATGTTCAGCTGGCAGCAAGTGCATGTGTTTTCAACCTTACGAAACAGGAATTGGCCTTCGGAATTCCTGTGCGACTTTTGGGGAATGTCACCCAGCTGTTACTCGAAGCCATGAAAACCTTCCCCAACCACCAACAG TTGCAGAAGAACTGCCTGCTGTCTCTCTGTAGCGATCGAATTCTCCAGGAAGTTCCATTTAACAG GTTTGAAGCAGCTAAATTGGTTATGCAGTGGCTGTGTAACCACGAGGACCAGAACATGCAGAGAATGGCGGTAGCTATTATATCCATCCTTGCTGCCAAG CTGTCCACTGAACAAACTGCACAACTAGGAGCAGAGCTCTTTATCGTAAag CAACTTCTGCACATTGTGCGGCAGAAGACATCTCAGGGTACTGTGGACGCTACGCTAAAATTCACACTCAGCGCTCTCTGGAACCTCACGGATGAATCTCCCACCACCTGCAGACACTTCATAGAGAACCAGGGACTCGAACTCTTCATCAAAGTGTTGGAG tCCTTTCCATCAGAGTCATCCATTCAACAGAAAGTTCTGGGTTTACTG AATAATATCGCTGAGGTGGGAGAGCTGCACAGGGAACTCATGGTGCAGAGCTTTCTGGATCACATCCGCTCTCTGCTGCACAGTCCAGAGGTGGAGGTCAGTTATTTTGCCGCAGGAATCTTGGCTCACCTCACCTCAAGGGGGGAAAAAGTGTGGACCCTCGACCTGTCCCACAGAGCCATGTTACTGGAGCAACTG CATTCAGCGATTCTAAAGTGGCCAACACCAGAATGTGAAATGGTAGCGTACAG gtcaTTTAACCCCTTCTTCTCCTTGCTGGGGTGCTTCCAGACTCCAGGAGTTCAGTTATGGGCTGCATGGGCTATGCAGCATGTCTGCAGCAAAAATG CCGGGCGCTACTGCAGCATGTTACTGGAGGAGGGAGGACTGCAGCATCTAGAGGCTGTGAGGTCACATCCTGAAACCCATGGTGATGTGTGCCGATTGGCCGACAGTATTCTGGACAGTTTACATCGCCATAGTACACGCACGGGATGTACAGGACCACCCAAAGCGCAGCAGACACACAGAG AGAAGAACGTTCCATGA
- the zyg11 gene encoding protein zyg-11 homolog isoform X1 yields the protein MQKRAKSFSIGSNVTPQFTCDHPLACFFRFEAVMIHIFKTMDEASPPSLNDLCLTLVSSRLEVFCEIRDDGSLSFREPLVFPQELADQLLCKMATEGLLNDSTVGIFRNCQQFRLRHACIRTARISAEAFHRAICLHRLIELDASRVNADLTIADILRGLSSNKVLLESLQRLVLNGLTMSSLEESNRRCFSALQSLRALSVSNVDFYDYGLVDVCALPRLESLDISNTSVTNLTPLLGLRNRLRYLTLHQLKRLEMTTAQLLAVLSQLEGLQHLDISDDKQFTSDVARQLLETPGILPQLVSLDVSGRKQVTDASVRAFVEARPGMTFIGLLATDAGFSDFLSGEGSLKVTGEANETQICEALRRYSEREGFVREALFHLFSLTHAIEKPRPDILKLVALGMKNHPTTLNVQLAASACVFNLTKQELAFGIPVRLLGNVTQLLLEAMKTFPNHQQLQKNCLLSLCSDRILQEVPFNRFEAAKLVMQWLCNHEDQNMQRMAVAIISILAAKLSTEQTAQLGAELFIVKQLLHIVRQKTSQGTVDATLKFTLSALWNLTDESPTTCRHFIENQGLELFIKVLESFPSESSIQQKVLGLLNNIAEVGELHRELMVQSFLDHIRSLLHSPEVEVSYFAAGILAHLTSRGEKVWTLDLSHRAMLLEQLHSAILKWPTPECEMVAYRSFNPFFSLLGCFQTPGVQLWAAWAMQHVCSKNAGRYCSMLLEEGGLQHLEAVRSHPETHGDVCRLADSILDSLHRHSTRTGCTGPPKAQQTHREKNVP from the exons ATGCAAAAGCGA GCTAAGAGTTTCTCAATCGGATCTAACGTTACACCTCAGTTTACCTGCGATCATCCGCTCGCCTGTTTCTTTCGTTTTGAGGCCGTTATGATCCACATTTTTAAGACCATG GATGAGGCATCCCCACCGTCTCTAAATGACCTTTGCCTTACACTAGTGAGCTCCAGGCTGGAGGTCTTCTGTGAGATACGTGATGATGGGTCGCTGTCCTTCCGAGAGCCTCTGGTTTTTCCACAGGAGCTGGCTGACCAACTGCTCTGCAAGATGGCCACTGAGG GCCTATTGAACGACAGCACAGTGGGAATATTCAGAAACTGTCAACAATTCCGCCTGCGTCACGCCTGCATCCGCACTGCCCGGATCTCTGCAGAGGCCTTTCACCGTGCCATCTGCCTCCACCGCCTTATAGAACTGGATGCTTCTCGGGTCAATGCCGACCTTACCATTGCTGACATCCTTCGAGGTCTCTCGTCCAATAAAGTCCTTCTGGAGAGCCTGCAACGGCTCGTCCTTAACGGCCTGACCATGTCTTCCCTAGAGGAGTCTAACCGCCGTTGCTTCAGTGCTCTCCAGAGCCTCCGTGCGCTCAGTGTGTCCAATGTCGACTTTTACGACTATGGTTTGGTGGACGTGTGTGCACTGCCTCGTCTAGAGAGTTTGGACATCTCCAATACCTCGGTGACAAATCTGACACCGCTTCTGGGGTTGAGAAACAGGCTCCGCTACCTCACCTTGCATCAGCTCAAGAGGCTAGAGATGACCACGGCTCAACTTCTTGCTGTACTAAGCCAG TTAGAGGGTTTACAGCACCTTGATATCTCAGACGATAAGCAATTCACATCTGACGTGGCACGACAGTTGCTAGAGACTCCAGGCATTCTGCCCCAGTTGGTGTCTCTAGACGTGTCCGGTCGCAAACAAGTGACAGATGCATCGGTCAGAGCTTTCGTCGAGGCGAGACCTGGCATGACCTTCATCGGTCTCCTGGCCACTGATGCCGGATTCTCTGACTTTCTGTCTGGAGAGGGAAGTCTGAAG gtgacTGGAGAGGCCAATGAGACCCAGATCTGTGAGGCATTAAGGAGATACAGTGAGAGAGAAGGTTTTGTCAGGGAGGCTCTGTTTCACCTCTTCAGCCTCACTCACGCCATCGAGAAACCACGGCCTGACATTCTGAAG TTGGTTGCGTTGGGGATGAAAAATCATCCGACCACATTGAATGTTCAGCTGGCAGCAAGTGCATGTGTTTTCAACCTTACGAAACAGGAATTGGCCTTCGGAATTCCTGTGCGACTTTTGGGGAATGTCACCCAGCTGTTACTCGAAGCCATGAAAACCTTCCCCAACCACCAACAG TTGCAGAAGAACTGCCTGCTGTCTCTCTGTAGCGATCGAATTCTCCAGGAAGTTCCATTTAACAG GTTTGAAGCAGCTAAATTGGTTATGCAGTGGCTGTGTAACCACGAGGACCAGAACATGCAGAGAATGGCGGTAGCTATTATATCCATCCTTGCTGCCAAG CTGTCCACTGAACAAACTGCACAACTAGGAGCAGAGCTCTTTATCGTAAag CAACTTCTGCACATTGTGCGGCAGAAGACATCTCAGGGTACTGTGGACGCTACGCTAAAATTCACACTCAGCGCTCTCTGGAACCTCACGGATGAATCTCCCACCACCTGCAGACACTTCATAGAGAACCAGGGACTCGAACTCTTCATCAAAGTGTTGGAG tCCTTTCCATCAGAGTCATCCATTCAACAGAAAGTTCTGGGTTTACTG AATAATATCGCTGAGGTGGGAGAGCTGCACAGGGAACTCATGGTGCAGAGCTTTCTGGATCACATCCGCTCTCTGCTGCACAGTCCAGAGGTGGAGGTCAGTTATTTTGCCGCAGGAATCTTGGCTCACCTCACCTCAAGGGGGGAAAAAGTGTGGACCCTCGACCTGTCCCACAGAGCCATGTTACTGGAGCAACTG CATTCAGCGATTCTAAAGTGGCCAACACCAGAATGTGAAATGGTAGCGTACAG gtcaTTTAACCCCTTCTTCTCCTTGCTGGGGTGCTTCCAGACTCCAGGAGTTCAGTTATGGGCTGCATGGGCTATGCAGCATGTCTGCAGCAAAAATG CCGGGCGCTACTGCAGCATGTTACTGGAGGAGGGAGGACTGCAGCATCTAGAGGCTGTGAGGTCACATCCTGAAACCCATGGTGATGTGTGCCGATTGGCCGACAGTATTCTGGACAGTTTACATCGCCATAGTACACGCACGGGATGTACAGGACCACCCAAAGCGCAGCAGACACACAGAG AGAAGAACGTTCCATGA
- the zyg11 gene encoding protein zyg-11 homolog isoform X3: MQKRAKSFSIGSNVTPQFTCDHPLACFFRFEAVMIHIFKTMDEASPPSLNDLCLTLVSSRLEVFCEIRDDGSLSFREPLVFPQELADQLLCKMATEGLLNDSTVGIFRNCQQFRLRHACIRTARISAEAFHRAICLHRLIELDASRVNADLTIADILRGLSSNKVLLESLQRLVLNGLTMSSLEESNRRCFSALQSLRALSVSNVDFYDYGLVDVCALPRLESLDISNTSVTNLTPLLGLRNRLRYLTLHQLKRLEMTTAQLLAVLSQVTGEANETQICEALRRYSEREGFVREALFHLFSLTHAIEKPRPDILKLVALGMKNHPTTLNVQLAASACVFNLTKQELAFGIPVRLLGNVTQLLLEAMKTFPNHQQLQKNCLLSLCSDRILQEVPFNRFEAAKLVMQWLCNHEDQNMQRMAVAIISILAAKLSTEQTAQLGAELFIVKQLLHIVRQKTSQGTVDATLKFTLSALWNLTDESPTTCRHFIENQGLELFIKVLESFPSESSIQQKVLGLLNNIAEVGELHRELMVQSFLDHIRSLLHSPEVEVSYFAAGILAHLTSRGEKVWTLDLSHRAMLLEQLHSAILKWPTPECEMVAYRSFNPFFSLLGCFQTPGVQLWAAWAMQHVCSKNAGRYCSMLLEEGGLQHLEAVRSHPETHGDVCRLADSILDSLHRHSTRTGCTGPPKAQQTHREKNVP, translated from the exons ATGCAAAAGCGA GCTAAGAGTTTCTCAATCGGATCTAACGTTACACCTCAGTTTACCTGCGATCATCCGCTCGCCTGTTTCTTTCGTTTTGAGGCCGTTATGATCCACATTTTTAAGACCATG GATGAGGCATCCCCACCGTCTCTAAATGACCTTTGCCTTACACTAGTGAGCTCCAGGCTGGAGGTCTTCTGTGAGATACGTGATGATGGGTCGCTGTCCTTCCGAGAGCCTCTGGTTTTTCCACAGGAGCTGGCTGACCAACTGCTCTGCAAGATGGCCACTGAGG GCCTATTGAACGACAGCACAGTGGGAATATTCAGAAACTGTCAACAATTCCGCCTGCGTCACGCCTGCATCCGCACTGCCCGGATCTCTGCAGAGGCCTTTCACCGTGCCATCTGCCTCCACCGCCTTATAGAACTGGATGCTTCTCGGGTCAATGCCGACCTTACCATTGCTGACATCCTTCGAGGTCTCTCGTCCAATAAAGTCCTTCTGGAGAGCCTGCAACGGCTCGTCCTTAACGGCCTGACCATGTCTTCCCTAGAGGAGTCTAACCGCCGTTGCTTCAGTGCTCTCCAGAGCCTCCGTGCGCTCAGTGTGTCCAATGTCGACTTTTACGACTATGGTTTGGTGGACGTGTGTGCACTGCCTCGTCTAGAGAGTTTGGACATCTCCAATACCTCGGTGACAAATCTGACACCGCTTCTGGGGTTGAGAAACAGGCTCCGCTACCTCACCTTGCATCAGCTCAAGAGGCTAGAGATGACCACGGCTCAACTTCTTGCTGTACTAAGCCAG gtgacTGGAGAGGCCAATGAGACCCAGATCTGTGAGGCATTAAGGAGATACAGTGAGAGAGAAGGTTTTGTCAGGGAGGCTCTGTTTCACCTCTTCAGCCTCACTCACGCCATCGAGAAACCACGGCCTGACATTCTGAAG TTGGTTGCGTTGGGGATGAAAAATCATCCGACCACATTGAATGTTCAGCTGGCAGCAAGTGCATGTGTTTTCAACCTTACGAAACAGGAATTGGCCTTCGGAATTCCTGTGCGACTTTTGGGGAATGTCACCCAGCTGTTACTCGAAGCCATGAAAACCTTCCCCAACCACCAACAG TTGCAGAAGAACTGCCTGCTGTCTCTCTGTAGCGATCGAATTCTCCAGGAAGTTCCATTTAACAG GTTTGAAGCAGCTAAATTGGTTATGCAGTGGCTGTGTAACCACGAGGACCAGAACATGCAGAGAATGGCGGTAGCTATTATATCCATCCTTGCTGCCAAG CTGTCCACTGAACAAACTGCACAACTAGGAGCAGAGCTCTTTATCGTAAag CAACTTCTGCACATTGTGCGGCAGAAGACATCTCAGGGTACTGTGGACGCTACGCTAAAATTCACACTCAGCGCTCTCTGGAACCTCACGGATGAATCTCCCACCACCTGCAGACACTTCATAGAGAACCAGGGACTCGAACTCTTCATCAAAGTGTTGGAG tCCTTTCCATCAGAGTCATCCATTCAACAGAAAGTTCTGGGTTTACTG AATAATATCGCTGAGGTGGGAGAGCTGCACAGGGAACTCATGGTGCAGAGCTTTCTGGATCACATCCGCTCTCTGCTGCACAGTCCAGAGGTGGAGGTCAGTTATTTTGCCGCAGGAATCTTGGCTCACCTCACCTCAAGGGGGGAAAAAGTGTGGACCCTCGACCTGTCCCACAGAGCCATGTTACTGGAGCAACTG CATTCAGCGATTCTAAAGTGGCCAACACCAGAATGTGAAATGGTAGCGTACAG gtcaTTTAACCCCTTCTTCTCCTTGCTGGGGTGCTTCCAGACTCCAGGAGTTCAGTTATGGGCTGCATGGGCTATGCAGCATGTCTGCAGCAAAAATG CCGGGCGCTACTGCAGCATGTTACTGGAGGAGGGAGGACTGCAGCATCTAGAGGCTGTGAGGTCACATCCTGAAACCCATGGTGATGTGTGCCGATTGGCCGACAGTATTCTGGACAGTTTACATCGCCATAGTACACGCACGGGATGTACAGGACCACCCAAAGCGCAGCAGACACACAGAG AGAAGAACGTTCCATGA